In Nocardioides cavernae, a single genomic region encodes these proteins:
- a CDS encoding ABC transporter permease, with product MSGVTGWSRLALLALRRDRVTLPAWVLGMSVFLAATTAMFDTSYADHPELLEPDTRIVVENPGMRVLGLVTGPSVGGYALHRDALVLAVLAAMMGILAVVRHTRQAEELGRSELVAAGATGRYASLAAAVVVALVAEVALAVGLGTALLVAGQPVAGSFVGGASIALVGMVFTGVAAVTAQLASTTRGATGAAAAVLGVSFALAALGNMVGTVDSAALRVTSAWPAWVSPIGWGQQMRPFADDLWWPLGLAAGATAVLVTLAGVLAARRDVGRGMWPEQPGAGRAGPTLVRPAGLVWRLQRGPLLGWAVGLLGTGLIFGALSERIGGLEGAATQWYESFGGATDLLGAYWASMLQIAGTAVAIYVVALLLRLRHDEAGGVLEPVLGTAVTRLRWLGAYAVNAVVGATLLMLLFATAMVVAGGQALGGTRALARELAGAALVQLPAIAVLGAAVVVVVTVLPRWATGVAWGLVVLCVFVGPMFGPSLGLPSWVVDLSPFSHVPNAPAVDISQGPLLGLGLVAALLAAAGVVVLRRRNLVLPA from the coding sequence ATGAGCGGCGTGACCGGTTGGTCCCGGCTGGCACTCCTGGCGCTCCGGCGCGACCGGGTGACGCTCCCCGCCTGGGTGCTCGGCATGTCCGTGTTCCTGGCTGCGACCACGGCCATGTTCGACACCAGCTACGCCGATCACCCCGAGCTCCTCGAGCCCGACACCCGGATCGTGGTCGAGAACCCCGGCATGCGCGTGCTCGGTCTCGTCACCGGGCCCAGCGTCGGGGGCTACGCGCTGCACCGCGACGCCCTGGTGCTGGCCGTGCTCGCCGCCATGATGGGCATCCTGGCGGTCGTCAGGCACACCCGGCAGGCGGAGGAGCTCGGGCGGTCGGAGCTGGTGGCCGCGGGTGCGACCGGGCGGTACGCCTCGCTGGCCGCTGCCGTCGTCGTGGCCCTGGTCGCCGAGGTGGCGCTGGCCGTCGGCCTCGGGACCGCCCTGCTCGTGGCGGGGCAGCCGGTGGCGGGCTCGTTCGTCGGCGGCGCGTCGATCGCCCTCGTCGGGATGGTCTTCACCGGCGTCGCTGCGGTCACCGCGCAGCTGGCGTCCACGACGCGTGGTGCGACCGGGGCCGCGGCCGCGGTCCTCGGAGTCTCCTTCGCGCTCGCAGCCCTGGGCAACATGGTCGGGACGGTGGACTCGGCAGCCCTGCGGGTCACGAGCGCGTGGCCCGCCTGGGTCTCCCCGATCGGCTGGGGCCAGCAGATGCGGCCCTTCGCCGACGACCTGTGGTGGCCGCTCGGGCTCGCCGCAGGGGCCACGGCCGTCCTGGTGACCCTGGCCGGCGTCCTCGCCGCACGGCGCGACGTGGGGCGCGGGATGTGGCCCGAGCAGCCGGGAGCGGGGCGTGCCGGCCCGACCCTGGTCAGACCTGCTGGGCTGGTGTGGCGGCTGCAGCGTGGCCCCCTCCTCGGGTGGGCCGTCGGCCTGCTCGGGACCGGCCTCATCTTCGGGGCGCTCAGCGAGCGCATCGGAGGGCTCGAGGGAGCCGCCACGCAGTGGTACGAGAGCTTCGGCGGCGCCACCGACCTCCTCGGCGCCTACTGGGCCTCGATGCTGCAGATCGCGGGCACGGCAGTCGCGATCTACGTCGTCGCGCTGCTCCTGCGGCTGCGGCACGACGAGGCGGGCGGCGTCCTGGAACCGGTGCTCGGCACCGCGGTCACCCGGCTGCGCTGGCTGGGTGCGTACGCGGTCAACGCCGTCGTCGGCGCCACCCTCCTGATGCTGCTGTTCGCGACGGCGATGGTCGTCGCGGGCGGCCAGGCCCTGGGTGGCACGAGAGCGCTCGCCCGCGAGCTCGCGGGCGCAGCGCTGGTGCAGCTCCCCGCGATCGCGGTCCTCGGCGCCGCGGTCGTCGTGGTGGTGACGGTGCTGCCCCGGTGGGCGACAGGTGTGGCCTGGGGCCTGGTCGTCCTGTGCGTGTTCGTGGGACCGATGTTCGGCCCCTCCCTCGGTCTCCCGTCCTGGGTCGTGGACCTCTCCCCGTTCAGTCACGTGCCGAACGCTCCGGCCGTCGACATCAGCCAGGGGCCGCTGCTGGGGCTGGGTCTGGTGGCAGCCCTCCTCGCGGCCGCGGGGGTCGTGGTCCTGCGACGGCGCAACCTGGTGCTGCCGGCCTGA
- a CDS encoding ABC transporter ATP-binding protein — MTAAIALSGLVKDFGPRVRALDHLDLRVEAGEVHGFLGPNGAGKTTTIRVLLGMLRADGGRLSLLGGDPWRDTVQLHRRLAYVPGEVNLWPNLTGGEVIDVLGELRGGIDQGRREELLERFRLDPTKRIRAYSKGNRQKVALVAAFSSDVELYLLDEPTSGLDPLMEAVFQDVVQDLRTEGRTILLSSHILSEVEALCDRVTIIRAGRAAESGTFDELRHLTRTSVVVQTVEPLGSVGGWPGVHDARVEGGRATFSVDPRELNRVLARLVDLEVRSLVTSPPTLEEIFLRHYGQDIAGASSVQDAEVVAGR; from the coding sequence ATGACCGCCGCGATCGCGCTCTCCGGTCTCGTCAAGGACTTCGGGCCTCGGGTCCGCGCGCTCGACCACCTCGACCTCCGGGTGGAGGCGGGGGAGGTGCACGGCTTCCTCGGCCCCAACGGCGCGGGCAAGACGACCACGATCCGGGTCCTGCTCGGGATGCTCCGCGCGGACGGGGGTCGGCTCTCCCTGCTCGGCGGCGACCCGTGGCGCGACACGGTCCAGCTGCACCGACGCCTGGCCTACGTGCCCGGTGAGGTGAACCTGTGGCCGAACCTGACCGGGGGCGAGGTGATCGACGTGCTCGGCGAGCTCCGCGGGGGCATCGACCAGGGCCGTCGCGAGGAGCTGCTCGAGCGGTTCCGGCTCGACCCCACGAAACGGATCCGCGCCTACTCCAAGGGCAACCGGCAGAAGGTCGCACTCGTGGCGGCGTTCTCCTCCGACGTCGAGCTCTACCTGCTCGATGAACCCACGTCGGGTCTGGACCCGCTGATGGAGGCGGTCTTCCAGGACGTCGTCCAGGACCTGCGGACGGAGGGACGCACCATCCTGCTCTCGAGCCACATCCTGTCCGAGGTCGAGGCGCTCTGCGACCGCGTCACGATCATCCGGGCCGGTCGAGCGGCCGAGTCCGGCACCTTCGACGAGCTGCGTCACCTGACCCGCACCTCGGTGGTCGTCCAGACGGTCGAGCCGCTCGGGTCGGTGGGTGGGTGGCCCGGCGTGCACGACGCGCGCGTCGAGGGTGGCCGGGCGACCTTCAGCGTCGATCCTCGCGAGCTGAACCGGGTGCTGGCCCGCCTGGTCGACCTCGAGGTCCGGTCGCTGGTCACCTCGCCGCCGACGCTCGAGGAGATCTTCCTGCGGCACTACGGCCAGGACATCGCAGGGGCGTCGAGCGTGCAGGACGCCGAGGTGGTGGCGGGGCGATGA
- a CDS encoding glycoside hydrolase family 16 protein, with the protein MPNRLLLCAATALLLPAALLAGAQPGAASGSAPAVSSAAVDDVPANVSVRASRHQRIRLEALPQVVQPGGAVASPGAARAAVVATLRPVRPGRRVQLQVQEGEGWRAVASRRQDGLGRVQFAAAAAVDGTSLTYRVKAMASSSTSPFTSAPVSTARWLDATWTDEFDGSHLAPVWNHRGREYAHGSRRSCAKGDPSAVSVGGGAVRLSVIADPDATTRCRIEGRDARAGRFAYRLNGHIGTQHAFAFRYGVAAARVKFHRLRGQHGAFWLQPVDGMQAGALGTEIDVVEYFGDDHPQGGLASFMHRYEGKRRIAAGGWIPNSRSYLASRNDGWSKNYHVFSVEWTPRMLVFRIDGQETGRLRGKVSAVPQFPILSLIAANYEIPKIKEKRLPQHMYVDWVRVWETGGNQAGG; encoded by the coding sequence GTGCCGAACCGACTCCTTCTCTGTGCCGCGACCGCCCTGCTGCTCCCGGCCGCCCTGCTGGCGGGGGCACAGCCCGGTGCCGCCAGCGGCTCCGCCCCCGCGGTCAGCTCCGCGGCCGTCGACGACGTGCCCGCCAACGTCTCGGTGCGTGCCAGCCGCCACCAGCGGATCCGGCTCGAGGCCCTGCCGCAGGTCGTCCAACCGGGAGGGGCCGTTGCCAGCCCCGGCGCGGCCCGCGCCGCGGTCGTCGCCACGCTCCGGCCGGTCCGCCCCGGCCGCCGCGTGCAGCTGCAGGTGCAGGAGGGCGAGGGGTGGCGGGCCGTCGCCTCCAGGCGGCAGGACGGCCTGGGCCGGGTGCAGTTCGCCGCCGCGGCAGCGGTCGACGGCACGTCCCTGACCTACCGGGTGAAGGCGATGGCGTCGTCGTCGACCAGCCCGTTCACGAGCGCTCCCGTCAGCACCGCCCGCTGGCTCGACGCGACGTGGACCGACGAGTTCGACGGCTCGCACCTCGCCCCGGTCTGGAACCACCGCGGCCGGGAGTACGCCCACGGCAGCCGTCGCTCCTGCGCCAAGGGCGACCCGAGCGCGGTCAGCGTGGGCGGCGGCGCCGTCCGACTGAGCGTCATCGCTGACCCGGACGCCACGACGCGGTGCCGGATCGAGGGGCGCGACGCGCGAGCCGGACGGTTCGCCTACCGCCTCAACGGCCACATCGGCACGCAGCACGCCTTCGCGTTCCGCTACGGCGTCGCCGCCGCGCGGGTGAAGTTCCACCGCCTGCGCGGCCAGCACGGCGCCTTCTGGCTGCAGCCGGTCGACGGCATGCAGGCCGGTGCGCTCGGGACCGAGATCGACGTCGTGGAGTACTTCGGCGACGACCACCCGCAGGGCGGGCTGGCCTCCTTCATGCACCGCTACGAGGGCAAGCGCCGGATCGCCGCGGGTGGCTGGATCCCGAACTCGCGGTCCTACCTCGCGAGCCGGAACGACGGCTGGTCGAAGAACTACCACGTCTTCTCGGTGGAGTGGACGCCTCGGATGCTGGTCTTCCGCATCGACGGCCAGGAGACCGGCCGGCTGCGCGGAAAGGTCTCCGCCGTTCCGCAGTTCCCCATCCTGAGCCTCATCGCCGCCAACTACGAGATCCCGAAGATCAAGGAGAAGCGGCTGCCCCAGCACATGTACGTCGACTGGGTGCGGGTCTGGGAGACCGGCGGGAACCAGGCTGGCGGGTGA
- a CDS encoding class I SAM-dependent methyltransferase, translating to MSPAPGAGPDPLGPDGQPGSSSLRREGYWWHRARTDLLAAVMAPHLATPSRTLDVGSADAPSVGWMRGAHQHVGLDLFPDGLRPGEGVVGSATELPFGDGTFDVVSAFDVVEHCADDARAVSELQRVLVPGGRMLLSVPAYQWAWSDHDVQAGHHRRYTRAGIVGVVEGAGMEVRRATYAFGGVFPLFAAERLRRRLRPPAAGDSRLPEVSPGLDRALMGVCRAEARLLRRRDLPFGSSVFVAAVRPSSARP from the coding sequence GTGAGCCCCGCTCCGGGCGCCGGACCCGACCCGCTCGGACCGGACGGGCAGCCGGGCTCGTCGTCGTTGCGACGCGAGGGCTACTGGTGGCACCGGGCCCGCACCGACCTGCTCGCGGCCGTGATGGCGCCGCACCTCGCGACCCCGAGCCGCACGCTCGACGTCGGCAGCGCGGACGCGCCCAGCGTGGGGTGGATGCGGGGCGCTCACCAGCACGTGGGCCTGGACCTGTTCCCGGACGGCCTGCGGCCCGGTGAGGGGGTCGTCGGCTCGGCGACCGAGCTGCCCTTCGGGGACGGGACCTTCGACGTGGTCTCGGCGTTCGACGTGGTCGAGCACTGCGCGGACGACGCCCGCGCGGTGTCCGAGCTGCAACGGGTGCTGGTGCCCGGCGGGCGGATGCTGCTCTCGGTCCCGGCCTACCAGTGGGCGTGGTCGGACCACGACGTCCAGGCCGGTCACCACCGCCGCTACACGCGCGCGGGCATCGTCGGGGTGGTCGAGGGCGCCGGGATGGAGGTGCGGCGGGCGACGTACGCCTTCGGCGGCGTGTTCCCGCTCTTCGCGGCCGAGCGGTTGCGCCGCCGGCTGCGTCCTCCCGCCGCCGGCGACTCGCGCCTTCCCGAGGTCTCGCCGGGCCTCGACCGGGCGCTCATGGGCGTGTGCCGCGCGGAGGCGCGCCTGCTGCGACGCCGCGACCTGCCCTTCGGCTCGTCGGTGTTCGTCGCTGCTGTCAGGCCGTCGTCCGCCCGGCCCTGA
- a CDS encoding response regulator encodes MDGHADVPVSADTITVFLLDDHELVRRGVRTLLECEPGIEVIGEAGSAAEGEALITALRPRVAIVDGRLPDGSGIEVCRQVRSVDRSIEVLVLTSYDDDDALFAAIMAGASGYVLKQISSGDLVMAVRRVAAGQSMLDPAVTARVLHRLRQGSDKDPLTQHLTPKEEQVLGLVAEGLTNRQIAERLGVAEKTVKNYVSTLLAKLGVESRTQAAVMATRRPAPGDGRPGRQAP; translated from the coding sequence ATGGACGGACACGCGGATGTCCCCGTCTCGGCCGACACCATCACGGTGTTCTTGCTGGACGACCACGAGCTCGTCCGGAGGGGGGTCCGCACGCTCCTGGAGTGCGAGCCCGGCATCGAGGTGATCGGCGAGGCCGGTTCGGCCGCCGAGGGCGAGGCTCTCATCACCGCGCTGCGTCCCCGCGTCGCCATCGTGGACGGTCGGCTTCCCGACGGCTCGGGCATCGAGGTGTGCCGCCAGGTCCGGTCGGTCGACCGGAGCATCGAGGTGCTGGTCCTGACGTCGTACGACGACGACGACGCGCTCTTCGCGGCCATCATGGCCGGCGCCTCCGGCTACGTGCTGAAGCAGATCAGCAGCGGTGACCTCGTCATGGCCGTACGGCGGGTGGCGGCGGGCCAGTCGATGCTCGACCCGGCCGTGACGGCCCGGGTGCTGCACCGGCTGCGGCAGGGGTCCGACAAGGACCCGCTCACCCAGCACCTGACCCCCAAGGAGGAGCAGGTCCTCGGGCTGGTGGCCGAGGGGCTGACCAACCGCCAGATCGCCGAGCGCCTCGGCGTGGCCGAGAAGACGGTCAAGAACTACGTGTCGACGCTGCTCGCGAAGCTCGGTGTCGAGAGCCGGACGCAGGCGGCGGTGATGGCGACCCGCCGTCCGGCCCCGGGCGACGGCCGTCCGGGACGCCAGGCCCCCTAG
- a CDS encoding lipopolysaccharide biosynthesis protein, with translation MSRRSAPLLLAAGSIASGVLAYVLFALVTRGLGASAAAPVSVLWTVWALAAAAFTFPLQHWITRCVTAGRAGDVRGSAGRVAAVVVAAALASGALAWVFRDRLFHRDDAWFPALVVLVVLGSAAVGVLRGSLAGRGRMGAVAASLVAENAVRCLLVAVLLLAQVHDPVAHGLCLVAGSLIALWPGAWRFDEAGAGRGGSLSFLGGAATGQLLAQGVLTGGAVVLALLGGSPAEITAVFATLALFRAPYMVVLGTLPQVTHRMTGLVEAGDLRTLRLLAGRLAVLGAAVVALGAVIGGTAGPALVRAVFGDTVEIGHGDAGVIATGCALALVNVVLMVAALALDRPGRVAGAWGLAVVAGAVVLLPTTWLLPVERVAFAFVTAEVAATVLLTVAASSVLRAGRTTA, from the coding sequence ATGAGTCGACGCAGCGCCCCTCTCCTGCTCGCCGCCGGCTCCATCGCGAGCGGGGTGCTGGCCTACGTGCTGTTCGCCCTCGTCACCCGCGGGCTGGGAGCGAGCGCCGCGGCCCCGGTGTCGGTGCTCTGGACGGTGTGGGCCCTCGCGGCGGCCGCGTTCACCTTCCCGCTGCAGCACTGGATCACCCGGTGCGTCACGGCCGGCCGGGCGGGCGATGTCCGCGGCTCGGCCGGGCGCGTCGCCGCCGTCGTGGTGGCCGCGGCCCTCGCCAGCGGTGCCCTCGCCTGGGTGTTCCGGGACCGGCTCTTCCACCGCGACGACGCGTGGTTCCCCGCACTCGTCGTGCTCGTGGTCCTCGGCTCGGCGGCGGTCGGCGTGCTGCGGGGCAGCCTGGCGGGGCGGGGCCGGATGGGTGCGGTGGCCGCGAGCCTGGTCGCGGAGAACGCGGTGCGGTGCCTCCTCGTGGCGGTGCTGCTGCTGGCGCAGGTGCACGACCCGGTGGCCCACGGCCTGTGCCTGGTGGCCGGGTCGTTGATCGCGCTGTGGCCCGGCGCCTGGCGCTTCGACGAGGCGGGTGCAGGCCGGGGCGGCTCGCTGTCGTTCCTGGGGGGCGCTGCGACGGGGCAGCTGCTCGCGCAGGGTGTGCTGACCGGGGGAGCGGTGGTGCTGGCACTGCTCGGTGGCTCACCCGCGGAGATCACGGCGGTGTTCGCGACACTGGCCTTGTTCCGCGCGCCGTACATGGTCGTGCTGGGCACGCTGCCGCAGGTCACGCACCGCATGACCGGGCTCGTCGAGGCGGGCGACCTGCGTACCCTCCGCCTCCTCGCTGGCAGGCTCGCGGTGCTGGGGGCCGCGGTCGTGGCGCTGGGGGCCGTCATCGGGGGGACCGCAGGTCCGGCACTCGTGCGCGCCGTCTTCGGTGACACCGTCGAGATCGGTCACGGTGACGCCGGGGTCATCGCGACGGGCTGCGCCCTGGCCCTGGTCAACGTCGTGCTGATGGTGGCCGCGCTCGCGCTGGACCGCCCGGGACGGGTCGCCGGCGCCTGGGGCCTCGCCGTGGTCGCGGGCGCGGTCGTGCTGCTGCCGACGACCTGGTTGCTGCCGGTCGAACGCGTCGCGTTCGCGTTCGTCACGGCCGAGGTGGCGGCGACGGTGCTCCTCACGGTGGCCGCGTCGTCGGTGCTCAGGGCCGGGCGGACGACGGCCTGA
- a CDS encoding sensor histidine kinase: MQGVLDEQVRLRHLLDAMVAIASELTLDGVPTRIVRAASNLVGARYAALGVLTEGPDRVLRTFVHHGMGSDVVAQIGDWPAGHGLLGQLIDEPRPLRLRDIAAHPASYGFPEHHPVMTSFLGVPVRTREHVFGYLYLTDKEGGQDFTEVDELVAVALAAAAGVAIENATLYEEAERRQAWLSATVEITSLLSEDTPTDRALQAVADRARSVSGADVAWVVSGSDPQDLHLEVVAGAPVDREAMHALPMEKSLASLVVRTGLPVSVDDLATDPRAVDPSSLDDWPQLGPMMALPLRSGSGIEGVISLAWTPERIDAFRRLDPRLPTSFAEQAALALQVARSREDRKRMSLLEDRDRIGRDLHDLVIQRLFGVGLGLDSTVRMVPAGEPARRLRQAIVDIDDTIKDIRRAIFALGALEGSTDLQTEIEILVDRAAATMKLRPKLRLEGPIRTTVPASVTPDLLAVVGEALTNVSRHAHASTVEVRVIVDHDTLEVIVADDGLGMPQDVLESGLHNMRERAAGHGGELVIESEAGTGTTLTWRVPLVDGGSTIQGG, encoded by the coding sequence GTGCAGGGGGTGCTCGACGAGCAGGTCAGGCTCCGGCACCTCCTCGACGCGATGGTCGCCATCGCCTCCGAGCTCACCCTCGACGGCGTGCCGACGCGCATCGTCCGCGCCGCCAGCAACCTCGTCGGCGCGAGGTATGCAGCACTCGGCGTCCTGACCGAAGGACCCGACCGCGTGCTGCGCACGTTCGTGCACCACGGGATGGGCAGCGACGTGGTCGCGCAGATCGGCGACTGGCCGGCAGGGCACGGTCTGCTCGGCCAGCTCATCGACGAGCCGCGTCCGCTCCGCCTGCGAGACATCGCCGCGCACCCGGCGTCGTACGGGTTCCCCGAGCACCACCCGGTGATGACGTCGTTCCTCGGTGTGCCCGTCCGGACGCGCGAGCACGTGTTCGGCTACCTCTACCTCACCGACAAGGAGGGCGGGCAGGACTTCACCGAGGTCGACGAGCTGGTCGCCGTGGCACTGGCGGCCGCCGCGGGCGTCGCGATCGAGAACGCCACGCTCTACGAGGAGGCCGAGCGACGCCAGGCCTGGCTGAGCGCCACCGTCGAGATCACCTCCCTGCTCTCCGAGGACACCCCTACTGACCGCGCGCTGCAGGCCGTGGCCGACCGGGCCAGGTCGGTGTCGGGCGCCGACGTCGCCTGGGTCGTCAGCGGTTCCGACCCCCAGGACCTGCACCTCGAGGTGGTGGCGGGAGCACCGGTCGACCGGGAGGCCATGCACGCCCTGCCGATGGAGAAGTCGCTGGCCAGCCTGGTGGTGCGCACCGGCCTGCCGGTCTCCGTGGACGACCTCGCCACGGATCCGCGCGCCGTGGACCCCTCGTCCCTCGACGACTGGCCCCAGCTCGGTCCGATGATGGCCCTCCCGCTGCGATCCGGGTCGGGGATCGAGGGCGTGATCTCGCTGGCGTGGACGCCCGAGCGCATCGACGCCTTCCGACGCCTCGACCCGCGCCTGCCCACCAGCTTCGCCGAGCAGGCGGCACTCGCCCTGCAGGTCGCCAGGAGCCGGGAGGACCGGAAGCGGATGTCGCTGCTGGAGGACCGCGACCGCATCGGGCGAGACCTGCACGACCTGGTCATCCAACGGCTGTTCGGCGTGGGCCTCGGGCTGGACAGCACTGTGCGGATGGTGCCCGCCGGCGAGCCGGCCCGGCGTCTGCGCCAGGCCATCGTCGACATCGACGACACGATCAAGGACATCCGCCGCGCGATCTTCGCCCTCGGGGCGCTCGAGGGCTCGACAGACCTGCAGACCGAGATCGAGATCCTCGTCGACCGAGCAGCCGCGACGATGAAGCTGCGGCCCAAGCTGCGGCTCGAGGGACCGATCCGCACCACAGTGCCCGCGTCGGTCACCCCGGACCTGCTGGCAGTCGTGGGTGAGGCGCTGACCAACGTCAGCAGGCACGCGCACGCCTCGACGGTGGAGGTGAGGGTGATCGTCGACCACGACACGCTCGAGGTGATCGTCGCCGACGACGGGCTCGGCATGCCGCAGGACGTCCTGGAGAGCGGGTTGCACAACATGCGCGAGCGGGCGGCCGGTCACGGGGGTGAGCTCGTGATCGAGTCCGAGGCAGGCACCGGCACGACCCTCACGTGGCGCGTCCCGCTCGTCGATGGCGGCTCGACGATCCAGGGCGGCTGA
- a CDS encoding MFS transporter, giving the protein MTPLASYRRLLSIAGPAYVLVAFVGRLPLAMSQLGTLLLVSTATGSYGLGGLSAGALAVANAVGAPIAGSLADRVGQRPVVLVQSLLGATGLATLVAVVGSGSTDAAIVLSAAATGLVLPQVGPLARVRWRPLTRSTGAHQRRLVDAAFSYEGAADEASFAIGPALVGLSVAMVSPSGALLLAAVLLAVFGSAFALDPSARLAHDADHPVGGGRLLGAAFVVLVGAQVSIGMLFGATQTGATVLATDAGTPGVAGLVHATLGVGSALAGLATAYVPERIGHERRALVAAWALLVLSLPLLAVGSLAGTAATVLFLGFAVAPYMIAVFSLAERVVPAARVGAAMTTLASATGLGYALGSSLAGRLADASGATAAFGVTVGATVLAVALMSTQQRRLRTASTVEKPAAPVPVERRVATTMGSSR; this is encoded by the coding sequence GTGACCCCTCTCGCCTCCTATCGACGACTCCTGTCGATCGCCGGCCCCGCCTACGTCCTCGTGGCGTTCGTCGGGCGCCTCCCGCTGGCCATGAGCCAGCTCGGCACGCTCCTGCTCGTCTCCACCGCGACCGGCAGCTACGGCCTCGGCGGCCTCAGCGCCGGCGCCCTCGCCGTCGCCAACGCCGTCGGCGCGCCGATCGCGGGCTCGCTGGCCGACCGGGTCGGGCAGCGTCCCGTCGTGCTCGTCCAGTCGCTGCTGGGCGCCACCGGCCTGGCCACGCTCGTCGCCGTCGTCGGCAGCGGGTCCACGGACGCCGCCATCGTGCTCAGCGCCGCCGCCACCGGCCTGGTGCTCCCGCAGGTGGGGCCCCTGGCCCGCGTCCGGTGGCGGCCCCTGACCCGCTCGACCGGGGCGCACCAGCGTCGGCTCGTGGACGCCGCGTTCTCCTACGAGGGAGCTGCCGACGAGGCCTCGTTCGCGATCGGGCCCGCCCTGGTCGGACTCTCCGTCGCGATGGTCTCGCCGTCCGGCGCGCTGCTGCTCGCGGCGGTGCTGCTGGCGGTCTTCGGGTCGGCCTTCGCCCTCGACCCGTCCGCGCGCCTGGCCCACGACGCCGACCACCCGGTCGGCGGGGGCCGTCTGCTGGGCGCCGCGTTCGTCGTGCTCGTCGGCGCGCAGGTCTCCATCGGGATGCTCTTCGGCGCCACGCAGACCGGAGCCACCGTGCTCGCCACCGATGCCGGCACGCCCGGCGTCGCTGGGCTGGTGCACGCCACCCTGGGCGTCGGCAGCGCGCTCGCCGGCCTGGCGACGGCGTACGTCCCCGAGCGCATCGGGCACGAGCGCCGGGCGCTCGTCGCGGCGTGGGCGCTGCTCGTGCTCTCGCTCCCCCTCCTGGCCGTCGGGTCGTTGGCCGGCACCGCCGCCACCGTGCTCTTCCTCGGGTTCGCCGTAGCGCCCTACATGATCGCCGTCTTCTCCCTCGCCGAGCGCGTGGTGCCGGCCGCCCGGGTCGGCGCGGCGATGACGACCCTGGCCAGCGCGACCGGCCTCGGCTACGCGCTCGGCTCGAGCCTCGCCGGTCGCCTCGCCGACGCGTCGGGGGCGACGGCGGCGTTCGGCGTGACCGTCGGTGCGACGGTGCTCGCGGTCGCGCTGATGTCGACCCAGCAGCGGCGCCTCCGCACGGCATCGACCGTCGAGAAGCCCGCAGCGCCGGTGCCGGTCGAGCGTCGAGTGGCAACGACGATGGGCAGCAGCAGGTAG
- the rffA gene encoding dTDP-4-amino-4,6-dideoxygalactose transaminase produces MAQAQELEDGPAAELPDIAFNVPSVEGRELDYVQEVVRGGHLSSGGAFARRTAELLAADSGSAEVLMTTSCTAALELSAMLMDLQEGDTVIVPSFTFTSTGLAFARQGAGLLFCDIEPDTLGLDPAHLATLLDEHVRAVVIVHYAGVACDVQGIRNVLADWPEVQLVEDNAHGLFGTWRGEPLGSLGRFATLSFHETKNFVCGEGGALLLNDPEDVDRARVLYDKGTNRHAFMLGQVDKYTWKDTGSSFGLSDVLAAYLLGQLEQRDVVQGKRRRVSERYAAALAPYADELGFEVMRVPDDRGSAHHMFYVLLSHRDRRNDVLELMRKAGVQATFHYQPLHTSDAGRSFAVRQTDCPVSQDIGDRLLRLPFHNNLSDPDLDRVVAAFLEASTATLPER; encoded by the coding sequence GTGGCACAGGCACAGGAGCTCGAGGACGGTCCCGCGGCAGAGCTGCCGGACATCGCGTTCAACGTCCCGTCGGTGGAGGGGCGCGAGCTCGACTACGTCCAGGAGGTGGTCCGTGGCGGCCACCTGTCGTCCGGGGGTGCCTTCGCCCGGCGGACCGCCGAGCTGCTCGCGGCCGACTCCGGCTCTGCCGAGGTGCTGATGACCACCTCGTGCACGGCGGCCCTGGAGCTGTCGGCGATGCTGATGGACCTGCAGGAGGGCGACACGGTCATCGTCCCGTCGTTCACCTTCACCAGCACGGGCCTGGCGTTCGCGCGGCAGGGCGCCGGCCTGCTCTTCTGCGACATCGAGCCCGACACGCTGGGCCTGGACCCCGCACACCTCGCCACGCTCCTCGACGAGCACGTGCGGGCGGTCGTGATCGTGCACTACGCCGGCGTCGCGTGCGACGTGCAGGGAATCCGCAACGTCCTGGCCGACTGGCCGGAGGTGCAGCTCGTGGAGGACAACGCGCACGGGCTCTTCGGCACCTGGCGGGGCGAGCCGCTCGGCAGCCTGGGACGCTTCGCCACCCTCAGCTTCCACGAGACCAAGAACTTCGTGTGCGGCGAGGGCGGCGCCCTCCTGCTCAACGACCCCGAGGACGTCGACCGCGCCCGCGTGCTCTACGACAAGGGCACCAACCGCCACGCCTTCATGCTCGGCCAGGTCGACAAGTACACCTGGAAGGACACCGGCTCCTCGTTCGGCCTCTCCGACGTGCTAGCCGCCTACCTCCTCGGCCAGCTGGAGCAGCGCGACGTGGTGCAGGGCAAGCGCCGACGCGTCAGCGAGCGCTACGCCGCAGCGCTGGCGCCGTACGCCGACGAGCTGGGCTTCGAGGTGATGCGGGTGCCCGACGACCGCGGCTCGGCCCACCACATGTTCTACGTCCTGCTGTCCCACCGCGACCGGCGCAACGACGTGCTCGAGCTGATGCGCAAGGCGGGCGTGCAGGCCACCTTCCACTACCAGCCGCTGCACACCTCCGACGCCGGGCGCTCCTTCGCGGTCCGGCAGACCGACTGCCCGGTCTCCCAGGACATCGGCGACCGGCTGCTGCGCCTGCCCTTCCACAACAACCTGTCCGACCCCGACCTCGACCGCGTGGTGGCCGCCTTCCTCGAGGCGAGCACCGCCACCCTCCCGGAGCGGTGA